A portion of the Anthonomus grandis grandis unplaced genomic scaffold, icAntGran1.3 ctg00000489.1, whole genome shotgun sequence genome contains these proteins:
- the LOC126749655 gene encoding uncharacterized protein LOC126749655 yields the protein MSVRLLLKKNMSFKINENHLRVFVEFMEENPDLARGRLSCSNAKEQFKRLWAKLANNLNSLGYGTRTIEKWQRTWSDYKQGLKRRAADIKRERMKTGGGPAYPDMLSDTDQRVILILGKTFFEGCGVEEKGFAHGKYYPEEEPVSGPSSAPSSIVDARFNGSLYNSEYTQPGPSNISMQIPTENKALEEQTNKPRPQKRSISQQLHVVDHDYLVTPRTKRQKVTPTNEIYYQETINLLKSIDSHLETLNHTLNEKLGDITEAIRQRHS from the exons ATGAGCGTCCGgcttttgcttaaaaaaaacatgtcatttaaaattaatgaaaaccaTTTACGAGTATTTGTGGAGTTTATGGAAGAAAACCCGGATTTAGCAAGAGGGAGGTTATCTTGCTCCAATGCAAAAGAACAATTTAAGAGATTATGGGCAAAACTGGCCAATAATCTAAATTCTCTTGGTTATGGGACTAGAACTATAGAAAAATGGCAAAGG acgTGGTCTGACTATAAACAGGGACTTAAGAGAAGAGCTGCAGATATAAAAAGGGAGCGAATGAAGACGGGGGGTGGGCCAGCATATCCTGATATGCTATCAGATACTGATCAAAGAGTCAtccttattttgggaaaaacattttttgaaggATGTGGAGTGGAGGAGAAGGGT tttgctCATGGAAAATATTATCCAGAGGAAGAACCCGTTAGTGGTCCATCGAGTGCTCCATCAAGTATAGTGGATGCTCGGTTCAATGGTAGTTTATACAATAGTGAATACACACAGCCCGGACCCTCAAATATTTCTATGCAGATTCCTACAGAAAATAAAGCATTAGAAGAACAA accAACAAGCCACGACCACAAAAAAGGAGTATTTCACAACAGCTTCATGTAGTCGATCATGATTATTTAGTCACACCAAGAACTAAAAGGCAAAAGGTTACTCCCACAAATGAAATCTATTATCAAGAGAcaataaatctattaaaaagtaTCGACAGTCATTTAGAAACCCTAAATCATACCCTAAATGAAAAATTAGGCGATATAACAGAGGCCATCAGACAGAGACACTCTTAA